In the Hordeum vulgare subsp. vulgare chromosome 7H, MorexV3_pseudomolecules_assembly, whole genome shotgun sequence genome, one interval contains:
- the LOC123411369 gene encoding uncharacterized protein LOC123411369 isoform X1: MEQVEIWAPIFADPLPSQAEMEVYSTSLDYDNTDFQALLEGPQDEHDLDRLLKCAFNPTYIKELEFYSPTSDHGMTIQTFAPATPEALLEKEEAHATMALIGEGGEYGEGGEREVMKEGGGSMYTQPCHRRSRRLAPTTTSPKEGPCDLPDYMPKSGWTHKSRVRSARKRGTWSINTKPCSRDVCSVCEGQKHGRRRNNDHWTSEEVNKLVDAISAHGAGQWAELKKERFPESVRTAKHLTDKWRNLVKAFTVRPTSKKKVLCHTFIKSSWNTTDFSSLTFLEFQGNVKRRISPHLDKDCIEKIQRLAAVYPLK, translated from the exons ATGGAACAAGTAGAGATTTGGGCGCCCATCTTCGCTGATCCTCTTCCAAGCCAG GCAGAGATGGAAGTTTACTCCACATCCTTGGATTATGACAATACGGACTTCCAAGCACTCTTAGAAGGACCCCAAGATGAACATGATTTGGACAGATTGCTGAAAT GTGCATTCAATCCTACTTATATAAAGGAG CTTGAGTTTTATTCACCAACTAGTGATCATGGCATGACAATACAAACATTTGCACCTGCTACACCGGAGGCACTGCTTGAGAAAGAGGAGGCACATGCCACCATGGCCCTCatcggagaaggaggagaatatggagagggaggagaaagggAGGTGATGAAAGAGGGGGGAGGAAGCATGTACACACAGCCTTGTCACCGGAGAAGTAGGAGGCTTGCACCCACCACCACATCGCCAAAGGAGGGGCCCTGCGATCTACCCG ATTACATGCCAAAAAGTGGTTGGACGCATAAGAGTCGTGTGAGAAGTGCACGCAAGAGAGGAACATGGTCGATAAACACAAAACCATGCTCCCGGGACGTGTGCTCTGTGTGTGAAGGCCAAAAACATGGACGCAGAAGAAACAATGACCATTGGACATCTGAAGAGGTGAACAAACTAGTGGATGCCATATCTGCACATGGGGCTGGACAATGGGCTGAGTTGAAGAAAGAGAGGTTTCCAGAATCAGTTCGGACCGCGAAGCATCTTACG GACAAATGGAGAAACCTAGTGAAAGCCTTCACGGTCCGGCCCACATCTAAAAAGAAAGTTTTATGTCATACGTTTATCAAATCATCATGGAACACCACTGATTTTTCATCTCTTACATTTCTTGAATTCCAGGGAAATGTGAAAAGAAGGATCTCGCCACATCTAGATAAGGATTGCATCGAAAAGATCCAGAGGCTAGCAGCTGTTTACCCTCTGAAATGA
- the LOC123411369 gene encoding uncharacterized protein LOC123411369 isoform X3, protein MEQVEIWAPIFADPLPSQAEMEVYSTSLDYDNTDFQALLEGPQDEHDLDRLLKCAFNPTYIKELEFYSPTSDHGMTIQTFAPATPEALLEKEEAHATMALIGEGGEYGEGGEREVMKEGGGSMYTQPCHRRSRRLAPTTTSPKEGPCDLPDYMPKSGWTHKSRVRSARKRGTWSINTKPCSRDVCSVCEGQKHGRRRNNDHWTSEEVNKLVDAISAHGAGQWAELKKERFPESVRTAKHLTDKWRNLVKAFTGNVKRRISPHLDKDCIEKIQRLAAVYPLK, encoded by the exons ATGGAACAAGTAGAGATTTGGGCGCCCATCTTCGCTGATCCTCTTCCAAGCCAG GCAGAGATGGAAGTTTACTCCACATCCTTGGATTATGACAATACGGACTTCCAAGCACTCTTAGAAGGACCCCAAGATGAACATGATTTGGACAGATTGCTGAAAT GTGCATTCAATCCTACTTATATAAAGGAG CTTGAGTTTTATTCACCAACTAGTGATCATGGCATGACAATACAAACATTTGCACCTGCTACACCGGAGGCACTGCTTGAGAAAGAGGAGGCACATGCCACCATGGCCCTCatcggagaaggaggagaatatggagagggaggagaaagggAGGTGATGAAAGAGGGGGGAGGAAGCATGTACACACAGCCTTGTCACCGGAGAAGTAGGAGGCTTGCACCCACCACCACATCGCCAAAGGAGGGGCCCTGCGATCTACCCG ATTACATGCCAAAAAGTGGTTGGACGCATAAGAGTCGTGTGAGAAGTGCACGCAAGAGAGGAACATGGTCGATAAACACAAAACCATGCTCCCGGGACGTGTGCTCTGTGTGTGAAGGCCAAAAACATGGACGCAGAAGAAACAATGACCATTGGACATCTGAAGAGGTGAACAAACTAGTGGATGCCATATCTGCACATGGGGCTGGACAATGGGCTGAGTTGAAGAAAGAGAGGTTTCCAGAATCAGTTCGGACCGCGAAGCATCTTACG GACAAATGGAGAAACCTAGTGAAAGCCTTCACG GGAAATGTGAAAAGAAGGATCTCGCCACATCTAGATAAGGATTGCATCGAAAAGATCCAGAGGCTAGCAGCTGTTTACCCTCTGAAATGA
- the LOC123411369 gene encoding uncharacterized protein LOC123411369 isoform X2, with product MEVYSTSLDYDNTDFQALLEGPQDEHDLDRLLKCAFNPTYIKELEFYSPTSDHGMTIQTFAPATPEALLEKEEAHATMALIGEGGEYGEGGEREVMKEGGGSMYTQPCHRRSRRLAPTTTSPKEGPCDLPDYMPKSGWTHKSRVRSARKRGTWSINTKPCSRDVCSVCEGQKHGRRRNNDHWTSEEVNKLVDAISAHGAGQWAELKKERFPESVRTAKHLTDKWRNLVKAFTVRPTSKKKVLCHTFIKSSWNTTDFSSLTFLEFQGNVKRRISPHLDKDCIEKIQRLAAVYPLK from the exons ATGGAAGTTTACTCCACATCCTTGGATTATGACAATACGGACTTCCAAGCACTCTTAGAAGGACCCCAAGATGAACATGATTTGGACAGATTGCTGAAAT GTGCATTCAATCCTACTTATATAAAGGAG CTTGAGTTTTATTCACCAACTAGTGATCATGGCATGACAATACAAACATTTGCACCTGCTACACCGGAGGCACTGCTTGAGAAAGAGGAGGCACATGCCACCATGGCCCTCatcggagaaggaggagaatatggagagggaggagaaagggAGGTGATGAAAGAGGGGGGAGGAAGCATGTACACACAGCCTTGTCACCGGAGAAGTAGGAGGCTTGCACCCACCACCACATCGCCAAAGGAGGGGCCCTGCGATCTACCCG ATTACATGCCAAAAAGTGGTTGGACGCATAAGAGTCGTGTGAGAAGTGCACGCAAGAGAGGAACATGGTCGATAAACACAAAACCATGCTCCCGGGACGTGTGCTCTGTGTGTGAAGGCCAAAAACATGGACGCAGAAGAAACAATGACCATTGGACATCTGAAGAGGTGAACAAACTAGTGGATGCCATATCTGCACATGGGGCTGGACAATGGGCTGAGTTGAAGAAAGAGAGGTTTCCAGAATCAGTTCGGACCGCGAAGCATCTTACG GACAAATGGAGAAACCTAGTGAAAGCCTTCACGGTCCGGCCCACATCTAAAAAGAAAGTTTTATGTCATACGTTTATCAAATCATCATGGAACACCACTGATTTTTCATCTCTTACATTTCTTGAATTCCAGGGAAATGTGAAAAGAAGGATCTCGCCACATCTAGATAAGGATTGCATCGAAAAGATCCAGAGGCTAGCAGCTGTTTACCCTCTGAAATGA